CCATTGAGTTCCCTTCCGTCAAACTATTCATCATATCAAGAACGTCAGCGTAATTATCGCCACTCGTAGGCAATGATAATCCTAGAAGAGAAAATGATCGTTCTGGCTGAGTATTCATAGAACTTTCAGCCATCATTGAAAGGATTTCATAGGAACCAGGAAGTTTATGAAGATTCTTAGCCTCAACATTCATCTTTCCTTCTAAAAGTTCCTTTAATGCATTCCTTTGAGATAAGGGACTAGGCTTAAAAGAATAATTATCCATGCAAAACTCTTCTGCCCCCCCCTCTTGAATTGCAAGGGAGGCAAGATGAGGCAGACCTGCATCAAAAAACAAAGTCGCTGCTAAAGGATAATTTTCATACTTAAGAGCACCCTCAAGAGCTTGACTGAAAACTCTCATGGGGTCTGAGGAAACCTGCTTAAGCTGACTACAAAATTGTTTCAGCTCAACTTTAGGAACAGCAAAGGCATATCTATACCTTTGCTTAACAGGTGCATTTTCTACAACGTGCCCATGAAACTGAGCGAAGGACGGAGTTTGAATTTTCTTTTCAAGATAACCTTGGAGAATCTTTCTGGACCGATCAGGCCAACGACTCAAATCACATTGAACTTTGCCACATTCTGAGGCCGACCATGAGCGCATCAACTCGCCAGCTTTAAGCATGCTTTTGGCTCTCATATCACGTACAGAATCGCCACGACCTTTTCTTTCAAGATCAGCAATAAATACGACATAATCAGTTAGTGGATACCAACCTGAACCCTTCTCTTTCAAAGAAGACTGATATAGACCACCCAGTTCAAAAGCCTTTAAAGGAGCCGGCTGTCCCATAGCAACAGTCGGAAGAGCTGACAAAAGCATAACTGCAAGTAAAATAAATTGGTACAACGACCTTCTACCAGTCATCACTACTTTCCTTCTCCATCTCAACCATGGATTTCTCTATTACTTTTTCAACTTTCTTAGCCTTTTTAGCAGCTCTTTTTTGACCGCCAGACCCTTTAATCAGGCGAACAATAAAGGCATTCGGAGCAAATAGAGCATTAATATCGACACTGCACTTTAAAATATTGGCACGAGAGGACTTTGCTTGAACATCCGTAACCTGCACAATGCCAACTGGAATTTCTTCACGGCCAAGAGACTCCTTAGTATAAGGGTCCATCATTTTTTTCCCATACTGGATGAGAGTAAATTTTTGACCTTTTTTAATAGTTTCTCCGCCCTGACCGATGTACATCGATTTACCTGAGACTGAAACGACGAGCAGGGGGAAAATGCCTTCGACAAGCTGCTTACCGAGAACATCCGCATACTTCTTAGCAATACGGCTCATATCCGGAGCATACCCCTGATGAGTTCCAATCCCATCATAAAGCTGGGAAAACATAATTTGCCCAGTTGCTACATCCATAACCCGATAAGAAAGAGCTGCCCCGTAGCGAGACATAGGGAATTTTTTGCCAGTAGATTTCATTTCTTTGTTCCACTGCTTTGAAACTGCCTTATTAATCTGGCCGACAACTATGAAATCTGCGCCAAGTCGATTTCCAAGGCGAGCCATCTCTTCCATAGGAACATCAGCACTCTTTAATGAATTCAACTCCCCGTTACTTTCATCTTGAAAGTCCCGGTCAAGCACGGCAAAGCGCCTTGTCTGAGTCAGATATCCAACTAACCCCTGACATAAATTTTTGGCGAAAGTTGTTTGAGTTACATCATTAGCATTGTCGACTCGAAATGGAAGAACTGCTATTCGGTTGCGATTCGCCTGTTTAGACTTTGCATATTTTATAACCGTTGCCTTTAAATCAACAGCAAGAAGTCCGGCAGTATACTCGTCGGGCTTGATAGACACGACTTCGTAACTTTTGATTAGCCCTTTGGTTGCAGTCTGAATTTCCTGTTGAAATTCTTCACTATTAAGTTCAGCCACACCCTGCTTGCCCTGCACCTCAGCTGTAACTTTAACAGATGACATTGCAGTGCGTTCTCTAGACGCCATTTGCATACCATTAACTTTACCTAAAGCGTCGACCAGCGCCGACTGAACGGCTTCCTTCGGAGTGACTCCAGTCCCATGCCCCTCAACCGTTACATAATTTAATTTAGCAAAAGCAATACTAGTAGAAAGACAAAAAGTAACCAGAGGAATAAAAAGAAGTTGAAGAAGTAGTCTCACTTGTTAAGTCTCCTGATAGCGTGGCTGTTCAGATTTATTTATACAGCCCGGACCACTATAAGTCCGGGCTGTCCGCTTAATGCACAATACTTCCTACAAATCACCCATCGCATCTTCAGCGCCAGATGTTTCGAGTTTATTACTTTTGCAAAAGGCTATCAGTTTATGAGTAGTTGAAACTGTTTGAGAAGTAAGAGGAGGAATTCTTGGAGCCATATTCATACCAAAAGAAAGATCTTTTTTGATAGAAAGAAGGCTAGTCGGGGAAGCTTCTGAAACCGCAGACTGAGCTCCGTCAAGCCACACAGTGAAGTCCTTGCTGAGCTTTGTCATATCAACAACGCCTGAAGCATAAGGAGGTAAAGCTTCTGCAATCTTCTTTTTAGAAGACTGATCAAGGTCATCCATAGATGACTCTTTTTTAGAAATAGCTTCGTCATTATCTTCGGTCAACGCAACAGACTTATCAATCTCTTCATCCTGAACGTTACCAGCTTTGAGAACTCCAATCTGGTTAGATACAGCG
This DNA window, taken from Maridesulfovibrio frigidus DSM 17176, encodes the following:
- a CDS encoding CsgG/HfaB family protein — translated: MRLLLQLLFIPLVTFCLSTSIAFAKLNYVTVEGHGTGVTPKEAVQSALVDALGKVNGMQMASRERTAMSSVKVTAEVQGKQGVAELNSEEFQQEIQTATKGLIKSYEVVSIKPDEYTAGLLAVDLKATVIKYAKSKQANRNRIAVLPFRVDNANDVTQTTFAKNLCQGLVGYLTQTRRFAVLDRDFQDESNGELNSLKSADVPMEEMARLGNRLGADFIVVGQINKAVSKQWNKEMKSTGKKFPMSRYGAALSYRVMDVATGQIMFSQLYDGIGTHQGYAPDMSRIAKKYADVLGKQLVEGIFPLLVVSVSGKSMYIGQGGETIKKGQKFTLIQYGKKMMDPYTKESLGREEIPVGIVQVTDVQAKSSRANILKCSVDINALFAPNAFIVRLIKGSGGQKRAAKKAKKVEKVIEKSMVEMEKESSDDW
- a CDS encoding tetratricopeptide repeat protein, coding for MTGRRSLYQFILLAVMLLSALPTVAMGQPAPLKAFELGGLYQSSLKEKGSGWYPLTDYVVFIADLERKGRGDSVRDMRAKSMLKAGELMRSWSASECGKVQCDLSRWPDRSRKILQGYLEKKIQTPSFAQFHGHVVENAPVKQRYRYAFAVPKVELKQFCSQLKQVSSDPMRVFSQALEGALKYENYPLAATLFFDAGLPHLASLAIQEGGAEEFCMDNYSFKPSPLSQRNALKELLEGKMNVEAKNLHKLPGSYEILSMMAESSMNTQPERSFSLLGLSLPTSGDNYADVLDMMNSLTEGNSMVPPKWQSSGGETVKMSMLSLGNLRFGEGVSAFDDGYLKQAVKLFSSRGDKNKIKELLIQAADKTPANPKVWDYLGAILKADNQWAQASVVYLQLLQIRVFDSEAMGHLAECYSHMGRTKSASVIAEFMFYSGRVGNNKILKRITQQIRGKQ